The DNA segment GTACCAGGTCCGAAAAATTTTTCTCGGCGTACCAGCGCGAATCCCAATCCCTTATAATTCCAACTCTTAATCCATGAGGGTGTACTTTTTGACCCAAAATTATCCCTCCTTTTCCTTCAAAACTACGGTAATATGACTGGTTCTCTTTCGTACCATTGCCGCCCTGCCCATCGCTCTCGCATGGAACCTTTTCATCATTGGTCCCTGATCGGCATAACATTTATATATATAGAGAGCATCGGGGTTCATGTTGTGATTATTCTCAGCGTTGGCTATTGCCGAGCGCAATAATTTTTCAACAATCCTGGAAGCCCTCTTGGGAGTGAATTGCAAAATCGACAGGGCTTCCTGAACACTTTTGCCCCTTATCAGATTAAGGACTATCCTTACCTTTCTTGGGGCTATGCGGACATATCTTGCTTGTGCCCTGGCCTCCACTTTTTTTACCTCCTTTACAACCTTTTTACTTCAGGGCTGTGGACTTTTCTGTATGAGCTCCATGACCTCTGAAGGTGCGCGTGGGTGCGAATTCGCCTAATTTATGCCCTACCATATCCTCGGTAATGTAAACCGGTACATGCTTTTTGCCGTCATGCACTGCTATGGTGTGTCCTACCATTTCCGGTATTATCGTGGAATCCCTTGACCAGGTTTTAATAACCTTCTTTTCCCTTTTTTCATTCATAGCCTTTATTTTCTTCAAGAGCTTGGGATCAACAAATGGTCCCTTTTTAACAGAGCGCCCCATCACCTGCGCCTCCTTTCCACCTTATTTGCGACGTTTCACTATAAACTTATCCGATGCCTTGTGCTTCTTACGCGTCTTGTAACCGAGAGTGGGTTTACCCCAGGGAGTAACCGGATGCTCGCGGCCAATTGGCGCCTTACCCTCACCACCACCGTGGGGATGGTCTACCGGGTTCATTGCAGAACCACGGACGTGCGGCCTTCTCCCGAGCCATCTTGAGCGTCCGGCCTTACCGATAGATATATTTTCATGTTCCAAGTTTCCTACCTGGCCTACGGTAGCTCTGCATTCTTCGGGAATGAGCCTCATTTCCCCGGAGGGAAGGCGTAAAGTAGCGTAACCATTTTCCTTTGCCATGATCTGTGCTGCAGCTCCGGCTGCCCTGACCAGCTGACCACCCCTGCCCGGATACAATTCGATGTTGTGAACCATTGTACCAACGGGAATGTTGGCAAGGGGCAGGGCATTCCCGGGTTTAATATCCGCATTTGGCCCCGATTCCACTATATCTCCTACCTTTAAACCCACCGGTGCCAGGATATACCTTTTTTCTCCATCCCTGTAATTAAGGAGTGCTATCCTTGCAGAACGGTTGGGATCGTATTCAATCGCAACCACTTTTGCCGGAACCCCATCCTTATCCCTCTTAAAATCT comes from the Thermovenabulum gondwanense genome and includes:
- the rplV gene encoding 50S ribosomal protein L22; protein product: MEARAQARYVRIAPRKVRIVLNLIRGKSVQEALSILQFTPKRASRIVEKLLRSAIANAENNHNMNPDALYIYKCYADQGPMMKRFHARAMGRAAMVRKRTSHITVVLKEKEG
- the rpsS gene encoding 30S ribosomal protein S19 codes for the protein MGRSVKKGPFVDPKLLKKIKAMNEKREKKVIKTWSRDSTIIPEMVGHTIAVHDGKKHVPVYITEDMVGHKLGEFAPTRTFRGHGAHTEKSTALK
- the rplB gene encoding 50S ribosomal protein L2, which produces MGIKKFKPTSPGVRFMTVSTFEEITKKEPEKSLVEILRSKAGRNMQGRITARHRGGGHKRKYRIIDFKRDKDGVPAKVVAIEYDPNRSARIALLNYRDGEKRYILAPVGLKVGDIVESGPNADIKPGNALPLANIPVGTMVHNIELYPGRGGQLVRAAGAAAQIMAKENGYATLRLPSGEMRLIPEECRATVGQVGNLEHENISIGKAGRSRWLGRRPHVRGSAMNPVDHPHGGGEGKAPIGREHPVTPWGKPTLGYKTRKKHKASDKFIVKRRK